TAAGTACTACACTTACAACCGAATCACTCATTGCAGCATCATCTGGGGATTTAAATAGCGGTGAAGTATATGGTCTAATTCAATCTCGAGACAAATATGTAGCAAATTATCAATTTCAACTTGACTCTATGTTGAAAGCGATGGTGCAAGGTGATGTTCAAACCACGCTGCCCAAAGGAGTTGTAATTCCTGAGGGTACTACATTATCAGTCTTAAATGCCGATGGAACTACTACATCACAGGTTTTTAGTGGGACTTTGGCGCAAAGAACCCTTACAAATGATTTGAATGTGACGGTTAAGGGGTTTAATGGGTTACATCAGCTTGGTTATGCGGGTTCAAGTCCTTTGAAATCAGGCATATCTTTTTTCACCCTGAAACCAGGGGCAAGTGAGTTTAATGCTGCTAGTGTAACTATTAACCCTGATATTCTTAAGGATGCTTCTAATGTTTCATCATCTGCCAGAACTTATATAGATACTGACGGTGTGGAAAAAGTAGTAAAAGGGAATAATGATATGGCGCTTTTACTTGCGGGCGTTAGGGATAAAAAGGTGAATTTTGATTCCACTTCAGGAGAAGGATCTATTCTAAAAGATGGTACATTCGATGAATTTTTCCGATCCATTGTTGGACAATTAGGCGTTCAGAGCCAAGAAGCAACTCGACAAGCGACGAATCAGCAAACTTTAGTGAATCAGGTTGATTCTAACCGTCAAGGTGTGAGTGGTGTTTCCTTGGATGAAGAAATGTCCAATATGATCAAATATCAGAAAGCTTACGCTGCCGCTGCTCGTGTAATGACAACTTTTGACGAAATGTTAGATAAAGTTATCAATAGTATGGGGACCGTTGGTAGATAATATCCATAAATATTAAGGGAACGAGGTGATTCTGCTTCATGACTACTCGAGTAACGCAAGGTATGATGAATAATCAATTACTTCGTAATGTTAATGCTAACCTGTTGAGGATGAACGAAAATCAGAATCAATTATCTACGGGCCGAAAAATAAATAAAGCCTCTGATGATCCTGT
Above is a genomic segment from Paenibacillus sp. HWE-109 containing:
- the flgK gene encoding flagellar hook-associated protein FlgK produces the protein MRSTFGGIEISKRALFTQQAALSTTGHNIANSNTKGYSRQVVNMVASIPIEYPGLSRSNIPGQMGQGVEFDKITRIREKFLDDQFHNENKNLGDWSIRKDTLDKIETIINEPSDTGIRQTVEGFWNAWQELSKSPENTTARVLVKERALAMTDAFNQTSKQLQDLSSDLTTSIGIKATEANTAINQIAKLNEEIYRIEGLGDSANDLRDQRDLLLDNLSKIVNITHTEDSNGYNVKMGTISLVEGKEVSTTLTTESLIAASSGDLNSGEVYGLIQSRDKYVANYQFQLDSMLKAMVQGDVQTTLPKGVVIPEGTTLSVLNADGTTTSQVFSGTLAQRTLTNDLNVTVKGFNGLHQLGYAGSSPLKSGISFFTLKPGASEFNAASVTINPDILKDASNVSSSARTYIDTDGVEKVVKGNNDMALLLAGVRDKKVNFDSTSGEGSILKDGTFDEFFRSIVGQLGVQSQEATRQATNQQTLVNQVDSNRQGVSGVSLDEEMSNMIKYQKAYAAAARVMTTFDEMLDKVINSMGTVGR